A portion of the Streptomyces coeruleoprunus genome contains these proteins:
- a CDS encoding roadblock/LC7 domain-containing protein — MRRALRGRAGRRNLPTAAPYVLGELRRLRATLPGLTGALVAGTEGVVLAQDTPDVEPEGAAALTATALGVAARLGEATGRGAFRELLVRGEHGYVAAYAAGGAAVLTLLAEPRVNVGRLHLEGRRSGALIGELVDGALERPDARP, encoded by the coding sequence ATGAGGCGCGCCCTGCGCGGGCGCGCCGGGAGGAGAAACCTGCCGACCGCCGCACCGTACGTGCTCGGTGAGCTGCGACGGCTGCGGGCGACGCTGCCCGGGCTCACCGGGGCGCTCGTGGCCGGCACGGAGGGCGTCGTCCTCGCCCAGGACACGCCGGACGTCGAGCCCGAGGGCGCTGCGGCCCTGACGGCCACGGCGCTGGGCGTCGCCGCCCGGCTGGGCGAGGCCACCGGGCGCGGCGCGTTCCGGGAGCTGCTGGTCCGGGGCGAGCACGGCTACGTCGCGGCGTACGCGGCGGGCGGCGCGGCCGTCCTGACCCTGCTCGCCGAGCCCCGCGTGAACGTCGGCCGGCTCCACCTGGAGGGCCGCCGGTCCGGCGCCCTGATCGGTGAGCTGGTGGACGGAGCGCTGGAACGCCCGGACGCCCGGCCCTAG